One region of Mycteria americana isolate JAX WOST 10 ecotype Jacksonville Zoo and Gardens chromosome 17, USCA_MyAme_1.0, whole genome shotgun sequence genomic DNA includes:
- the SWI5 gene encoding DNA repair protein SWI5 homolog, with amino-acid sequence MSAPRPGHPGQESCGKEAPSAPVQEAVLSLGGKLFVAGAGAFEGFTPGFALQRCPPRRAREPRQGPCQGETTRPGVPRGGGTTTTPGVPRGGGATTTPGVPRGAARLQLPACPAAQSAPVRREAAALAEGVPPSAGRSPPRHPPPPRPLPRRTPGGGRRSGAAGFKSPIPSPRSCQPHGANEEALRYEIEELKQKDLALDQEIAQLLSEGYSLEELEKHISLLHEYNDIKDAGQMLLGKLAVIQGVTTKQLYPEYDLELSD; translated from the exons ATGtccgccccgcgcccgggccaC CCAGGCCAGGAGAGCTGCGGGAAGGAGGCTCCTTCAGCGCCGGTCCAAGAAGCTGTACTGTCTTTGGGTGGCAAGCTGTTTGTAGCGGGGGCCGGGGCCTTTGAAGG CTTCACACCGGGGTTTGCTCTCCAGCGCTGTCCGCCGCGTCGGGCGCGGGAACCGCGGCAGGGCCCTTGTCAGGGAGAAACTACCCgccccggcgtgccccgcggcggcggcacgactacaactcccggcgtgccccgcggcggcggagcgactacaactcccggcgtaccccgcggcgcggcccgactacaactcccggcgtgccccgcggcgCAGTCCGCGCCGGTccggcgggaggcggcagccCTGGCCGAGGGGGTCCCGCCGAGCGCGggccgcagcccgccccgccacccgcccccgccgcggcctctGCCGAGGAG GACCCCCGGTGGCGGCCGGCGGAGCGGTGCTGCCGGCTTCAAGTCGCCG ATCCCATCTCCAAGGTCCTGCCAACCTCATGGAGCCAACGAAGAAGCCCTGCGGTATGAAATCGAAGAGCTGAAACAGAAAGACCTTGCTCTAGACCAGGAAATTGCACAGTTATTGTCTGA AGGCTACAGCCTGGAGGAATTGGAGAAGCACATCTCTCTGCTCCATGAGTATAATGATATTAAAGATGCTGGACAGATGCTGCTAGGCAAGCTGG ctGTTATCCAAGGGGTTACTACAAAGCAGCTCTACCCTGAATACGATCTGGAGCTTAGCGACTAG